One window from the genome of Musa acuminata AAA Group cultivar baxijiao unplaced genomic scaffold, Cavendish_Baxijiao_AAA HiC_scaffold_1033, whole genome shotgun sequence encodes:
- the LOC135665598 gene encoding probable glucan 1,3-alpha-glucosidase encodes MGRLNRRSPDALIFLIFLVFLASLTSAWKKDEFRSCRQTPFCKRARGRAPNSLPSFSVADVSLSDGAVSARLVPAPALRQVTDDDPSAADGDDASSRSLLLRLSVYRGGILRLEIDEDPSSAPTTKRRFRLPDVLLPNLDDRRLWLSRLSPDGASATSFYLADGFEGVLRHDPFQIVVRRAGSGGEPVLSLNSHGLFDFEQLRAKKDDENWEENFRSHTDSRPHGPQSISFDVSFHGADFVYGIPEHASTSLSLRPTRGPGVDESEPYRLFNLDVFEYLHDSPFGIYGSIPFMLSHGTRSTSGFFWLNAAEMQIDVLAPGWDDPAAPNAGRVDTFWMSEAGVVDAFFFVGPGPKDVLRQYASVTGTQAMPQEFAVAYHQCRWNYRDEEDVAAVDAGFDEHDIPYDVLWLDIDHADGKRYFTWDRVLFPHPEEMQNKLAAKGRHMVTIIDPHIKRDDSFYLHKEATEKGYYVKDASGKDFDGWCWPGSSSYPDMLNPEIREWWAEKFSLKEYVGSTPSLYIWNDMNEPSVFNGPEVTMPRDAIHMGGVEHRELHNAYGYYFHMATSNGLLKRGNGKDRPFVLSRAIFAGSQRYGAIWTGDNSADWDHLRVSVPMILNLGLAGMSFSGADVGGFFGNPENDLLVRWYQLGAYYPFFRAHAHHDTKRREPWLFGEQNTALMREAIHTRYSLLPYYYTLFREAAVTGIPVMRPLWLEFPSDKETYDNGEAFLVGSSLLVHGIYEKDQKSASVYLPSGASWFNLRNGVKFDGGVSHKLAVSEDSIPSFQRAGTIIPRKDRFRRSSTQMVNDPYTLVIALNGSLAAEGELYIDDGKSYDFEQGAYIHRRFIFADRKLTSIDIRPSNVGDKKFSADCTVERIILLGLPSGAKKAVVEPGNHETNIELGPLTLRRASPPVALTIRKPNVRVADDWSLRIL; translated from the exons ATGGGTAGATTGAATCGCCGATCTCCGGACGCCTTAATCTTTCTTATCTTCTTAGTCTTCTTGGCCTCGTTGACCTCCGCCTGGAAGAAGGACGAGTTCCGCTCCTGCCGCCAGACCCCCTTCTGCAAGCGCGCCCGCGGCCGTGCCCCCAATTCGCTCCCCTCCTTCTCCGTGGCCGACGTCTCCCTCTCAGATGGCGCAGTCTCCGCCCGCCTCGTCCCCGCCCCCGCCCTCCGCCAGGTCACCGACGACGACCCGTCCGCCGCCGACGGCGACGACGCCAGCTCGCGgtctctcctcctccgcctctccgTATACCGCGGTGGCATCCTCCGCCTCGAGATCGACGAGGACCCTTCCTCCGCCCCCACCACAAAGCGCCGGTTCCGCCTCCCCGACGTCCTCCTCCCCAACCTCGACGACCGCCGGCTCTGGCTCTCTCGTCTTTCCCCAGATGGCGCGTCCGCCACCTCCTTCTACCTCGCAGACGGCTTCGAGGGCGTCCTCCGCCACGATCCCTTCCAGATCGTCGTCCGTCGCGCTGGATCTGGGGGCGAGCCCGTCCTCTCGCTCAACTCTCACGGGCTGTTCGATTTCGAGCAGTTGAGGGCCAAGAAAGATGACGAGAATTGGGAGGAGAACTTTCGCAGCCACACCGACTCGCGGCCTCATGGTCCTCAGTCGATAAGCTTCGACGTTTCCTTTCACGGCGCCGATTTCGTTTACGGGATCCCGGAGCATGCCTCGACGTCGCTATCCCTCCGTCCGACTAGAGGTCCCGGAGTCGATGAATCCGAACCCTACCGTCTCTTCAACCTCGATGTCTTCGAGTACCTCCATGATTCCCCCTTTGGGATCTACGGATCCATCCCCTTTATGCTCTCGCACGGCACCCGCTCGACGTCAGGATTCTTCTGGCTCAACGCTGCTGAGATGCAAATTGATGTTCTCGCCCCCGGATGGGATGATCCGGCCGCGCCAAACGCAGGGAGGGTCGACACATTTTGGATGAGCGAGGCTGGAGTCGTGGATGCATTCTTCTTTGTCGGTCCAGGTCCGAAGGATGTGCTGCGGCAGTACGCTTCGGTCACCGGGACTCAGGCGATGCCGCAGGAGTTTGCAGTGGCATATCACCAATGCAGGTGGAATTACAGGGACGAGGAGGATGTTGCAGCTGTGGATGCTGGGTTCGATGAGCATGATATACCTTATGATGTCTTGTGGCTCGATATCGATCATGCTGATGGGAAGCGATACTTCACTTGGGACCGAGTGTTGTTCCCACACCCAGAGGAGATGCAGAACAAGTTGGCTGCCAAGGGGAGGCACATGGTAACGATTATTGACCCTCATATCAAGCGGGATGATTCATTTTACTTGCACAAAGAAGCGACCGAGAAGGGTTACTATGTGAAAGATGCATCAGGGAAGGATTTTGATGGGTGGTGCTGGCCAGGGTCCTCGTCTTATCCTGATATGTTGAATCCAGAGATACGAGAGTGGTGGGCTGAGAAATTCTCTTTGAAGGAATATGTAGGTTCAACACCATCATTGTACATATGGAATGACATGAACGAGCCTTCGGTCTTCAATGGTCCTGAG GTAACCATGCCCAGGGATGCTATACACATGGGAGGCGTAGAGCACAGGGAATTACACAATGCATATGGTTACTATTTTCATATGGCTACATCTAATGGTCTCTTAAAGAGAGGTAATGGAAAAGACAGGCCGTTTGTTTTATCGAGAGCTATTTTTGCTGGAAGCCAAAGGTATGGTGCAATCTGGACCGGAGACAATTCTGCAGATTGGGACCATCTCAGAGTTTCGGTTCCAATGATTCTAAACCTTGGTCTTGCTGGCATGTCATTTTCTG GTGCTGATGTTGGAGGGTTTTTTGGCAACCCAGAAAATGACTTGTTAGTCCGATGGTACCAGCTTGGTGCTTATTATCCATTCTTTAGAGCTCATGCTCACCATGACACCAAGAGACGAGAGCCTTGGCTATTTGG AGAGCAGAACACTGCTTTGATGAGAGAGGCAATACACACTCGATACTCATTGTTGCCATACTATTACACACTATTCAGAGAGGCTGCTGTAACTGGCATCCCTGTTATGCGCCCTTTGTGGTTGGAATTTCCTTCTGACAAAGAAACATATGATAATGGTGAAGCTTTTCTGGTTGGCTCAAGTTTGTTAGTCCATGGGATTTATGAAAAG GATCAAAAGTCAGCATCAGTTTATTTGCCTTCTGGAGCATCATGGTTTAACTTGAGAaatggagtcaagtttgatggaggtGTCTCCCACAAACTGGCTGTTTCAGAGGACAGCATACCCAGTTTCCAGAGAGCAGGTACTATTATACCGAGAAAGGACAGATTTAGGCGCAGTTCCACCCAGATGGTGAACGACCCTTACACTCTG GTAATAGCCCTTAATGGTTCACTCGCTGCCGAAGGGGAGCTCTACATCGATGATGGCAAAAGCTATGACTTTGAGCAGGGCGCATACATCCATCGGCGTTTTATATTCGCTGATCGCAAGCTAACGTCGATAGACATTCGCCCCTCCAACGTAGGCGACAAGAAATTTTCCGCAGATTGCACTGTGGAGAGAATCATACTTCTCGGACTGCCATCCGGCGCCAAAAAAGCTGTGGTCGAACCAGGAAATCATGAAACGAACATCGAACTTGGTCCACTCACCCTCCGGAGGGCGTCGCCCCCAGTTGCACTCACTATCAGGAAACCCAATGTTCGCGTCGCCGACGACTGGTCTCTGAGAATATTATAA